One Deltaproteobacteria bacterium DNA window includes the following coding sequences:
- a CDS encoding alpha/beta hydrolase, with protein MDELKPIKSGKVKVDDVNLYYEIYGQGEPLVLVAGTGISCAPWRVSQVPEFAQHYQVVIYDHRGLGRSDKPDVAYSTELFAKDCAGLMDALGIKKAHLLGHSMGARVLQWFALKYPERVRSLVLSGPGSGKYDESLDYPRGVPMDAALEMIEKGYEKYQRDHWGPGFMFSEQFMKEKPEVVKKYQELIVDEVPPLKCYLRHVVARQCHETTHLIHNIKAPTLVIVGSKDTHEGGTGDHVASARVLAAKIPNAELHLVEGGRHGYLREMPEKGHPPILDFLRRH; from the coding sequence ATGGATGAATTGAAGCCGATCAAAAGCGGTAAAGTCAAAGTCGACGACGTCAATCTTTACTATGAAATTTACGGCCAGGGCGAGCCCTTGGTCTTGGTCGCCGGAACTGGCATCAGCTGCGCGCCCTGGCGGGTGTCGCAGGTGCCGGAGTTCGCCCAGCATTATCAAGTCGTCATCTACGATCATCGCGGCCTCGGTCGCAGCGACAAGCCCGATGTGGCGTATTCCACCGAGCTATTCGCCAAGGACTGCGCGGGCTTGATGGACGCTCTCGGGATTAAAAAAGCGCATCTGCTCGGCCACTCCATGGGCGCACGGGTGTTGCAGTGGTTCGCCTTGAAGTATCCGGAAAGAGTCCGCAGCTTAGTATTGTCCGGACCGGGTTCGGGTAAATATGATGAGTCCCTCGATTATCCGCGCGGCGTGCCGATGGATGCGGCGCTGGAGATGATCGAAAAAGGCTACGAGAAATATCAGCGCGATCACTGGGGACCGGGTTTCATGTTCAGCGAGCAGTTCATGAAGGAAAAACCCGAAGTGGTGAAAAAATATCAGGAGCTGATCGTCGACGAAGTGCCGCCGCTCAAATGCTACCTGCGCCACGTGGTGGCGCGCCAGTGTCATGAGACTACCCATCTGATTCACAACATTAAGGCGCCGACTTTGGTGATCGTCGGCAGCAAAGATACTCATGAGGGCGGCACCGGCGATCACGTGGCGTCGGCGCGCGTGCTGGCGGCGAAGATTCCAAACGCGGAGTTGCATCTCGTCGAAGGTGGCCGCCATGGTTACCTGCGAGAAATGCCGGAGAAGGGCCATCCGCCGATCCTCGATTTTCTCCGGCGGCATTAA
- a CDS encoding extracellular solute-binding protein, whose product MKTLNIIFAVAVFICATWSPTHTAGAAESAGQILARVNKLPAAERQKVLIEKAKAEGEVAFYSSLQAQQIDPFIQLFRKRYPFIKVNPYRVSGNRQVIKIQTEMNGGNHLFDVTNGSAEQASAIKKIGAIDPYFSPQREFYNPPNRDKDGYFASLYVIPIVLGYNTNMVKRQDAPKTYEDLLQPRWKGNMFLDDEAYEWSAVLQKHLGRDKALQYMRALAKQDLRFMRGRTAQSQLLAAGERPIAIVLSGHTVLDMKARGAPVDQVILDPYYAQANKLMLARHAPHPHAAALFYDWALSEEGQAMITTFGRVIARKGVKQRFSELVEKESFLVDVDFIGPIMDQIGKEFSQIFLGR is encoded by the coding sequence ATGAAAACTCTTAACATCATCTTTGCCGTGGCGGTTTTTATCTGCGCCACTTGGTCGCCGACCCACACCGCCGGCGCGGCGGAAAGCGCCGGGCAAATTCTTGCGCGGGTGAATAAGCTGCCCGCCGCCGAACGGCAGAAAGTCTTGATCGAGAAAGCCAAGGCCGAAGGCGAAGTGGCTTTTTACAGTTCGCTGCAAGCCCAGCAGATCGATCCGTTCATCCAACTTTTTCGCAAACGCTATCCGTTCATCAAAGTGAATCCCTACCGGGTCTCGGGCAATCGCCAGGTAATCAAGATTCAAACCGAGATGAACGGCGGCAACCATTTATTCGATGTCACCAACGGTTCCGCCGAGCAGGCTTCGGCGATCAAGAAGATCGGCGCCATCGATCCCTATTTTTCACCCCAGCGAGAATTCTACAATCCACCCAACCGCGACAAGGACGGTTACTTCGCTTCGCTCTACGTGATTCCCATCGTGCTCGGCTACAACACCAACATGGTCAAGCGCCAGGACGCGCCCAAAACCTACGAAGACTTGCTCCAGCCAAGGTGGAAGGGCAACATGTTTCTAGACGACGAAGCCTATGAGTGGTCCGCGGTGCTGCAAAAACATCTGGGCCGGGACAAGGCGCTGCAATATATGCGCGCGCTGGCCAAGCAAGATTTGCGCTTCATGCGTGGGCGCACGGCGCAAAGCCAACTGCTCGCCGCCGGCGAACGGCCCATCGCCATCGTGCTCTCGGGCCACACGGTGCTCGACATGAAAGCGCGCGGCGCGCCGGTGGACCAAGTGATTCTCGATCCCTACTATGCCCAGGCCAACAAACTCATGCTGGCGCGCCATGCGCCCCATCCCCACGCCGCCGCGCTGTTCTACGATTGGGCGCTCTCGGAAGAGGGCCAAGCGATGATTACCACCTTCGGCCGCGTCATCGCCCGCAAAGGCGTCAAACAAAGATTTTCCGAGTTAGTGGAAAAAGAATCGTTTCTCGTCGACGTCGATTTTATCGGCCCGATCATGGATCAGATCGGCAAAGAGTTCAGCCAGATTTTCTTGGGACGATAA
- a CDS encoding extracellular solute-binding protein, giving the protein MMIKKSFAILSAMIAVAFSTALLNAGAAPESAGQILARLGKFSSEQRQATLLEKAKVEGEVNFYSTLQAQQIEPFLQVFRKRYPFIKALPTRVSGNRQLVRIQSEFNSGAHIVDVANGSPELAAGLRKLGIIDPYQSPQRDFYVAPSKDKDGYFTSFYVMPIVLGYNSNLVKRADAPKNYEELAQAKWKGNIMLDDEAYEWFAVMLKHLGREKGLQYMRAMAKQDLRMVRGRTAQSQLLAAGERAIAINVSGPTTLDLKARGAPVDQVIVDPYFSQPNKMVLARHAPHPHAAALFIDWALSEEGQSTVTTFGRVSARKGVKQRFPELMDKEVFHADVEFISPIMEQITKEFGQIFLGR; this is encoded by the coding sequence ATGATGATAAAAAAGTCGTTCGCAATTTTATCGGCAATGATTGCCGTCGCATTCTCCACTGCGCTGCTCAATGCCGGCGCCGCTCCCGAGAGCGCCGGCCAAATTCTCGCCCGGCTCGGCAAATTTTCTTCGGAGCAACGCCAAGCGACGCTTTTGGAGAAAGCCAAGGTGGAAGGCGAAGTTAATTTTTACAGCACACTGCAAGCCCAACAAATCGAACCGTTCTTGCAAGTATTTCGCAAACGCTATCCGTTCATCAAAGCGCTGCCGACGCGGGTTTCCGGCAACCGCCAGTTGGTGCGCATTCAAAGCGAATTCAACTCTGGCGCCCACATCGTCGATGTCGCCAACGGTTCGCCCGAGTTGGCCGCGGGTCTGAGAAAACTCGGCATCATCGATCCTTATCAATCGCCGCAGCGGGATTTCTATGTCGCACCGAGCAAGGACAAAGACGGCTACTTCACGTCTTTTTACGTGATGCCGATCGTGCTCGGCTACAATTCGAATTTGGTCAAGCGCGCCGACGCGCCGAAAAACTACGAAGAGCTGGCCCAAGCGAAATGGAAAGGCAACATCATGCTCGACGACGAAGCCTACGAATGGTTCGCCGTGATGCTCAAACATTTGGGCCGGGAAAAGGGCTTGCAATACATGCGCGCCATGGCGAAACAGGATTTAAGAATGGTGCGCGGCCGCACGGCGCAAAGCCAACTGCTCGCCGCCGGCGAACGCGCCATCGCGATCAACGTCTCAGGGCCAACAACTCTAGACCTCAAAGCCCGCGGCGCGCCGGTGGATCAAGTGATCGTCGATCCCTATTTTTCCCAGCCGAATAAGATGGTCCTAGCGCGCCACGCGCCTCATCCCCACGCCGCGGCTCTGTTCATCGACTGGGCGTTGTCCGAAGAAGGCCAGTCGACGGTCACAACATTCGGCCGCGTCTCGGCGCGCAAAGGTGTCAAACAACGCTTTCCCGAATTGATGGACAAAGAAGTTTTTCACGCCGATGTCGAGTTCATCAGCCCGATTATGGAGCAGATCACTAAAGAGTTTGGCCAGATATTTCTCGGCCGCTGA
- a CDS encoding HTTM domain-containing protein, giving the protein MNLETAVRSSEILMGLAFLQQSAEHLPGSAREWLLFVPRMGLALLLIVGVQPAIVEGLLLFLGVAILQRFHGPYNGGSDRMSLLLLCALFMSHLAPTRWWQEIVIGYLAVQLLLSYTISGWIKLVNPDWRSGQALQDIFEFSVYPVSESIRALARAPVLLLGLSWTIMLFEILFPLALLDGTYLKTALVVAGLFHLVNGCVFGLNRFLWIWIAAYPCLLWFQQRVAVYSF; this is encoded by the coding sequence ATGAATTTAGAAACCGCGGTGCGTTCGAGCGAGATTCTCATGGGTTTGGCTTTTCTCCAGCAAAGCGCTGAGCATTTGCCCGGTTCGGCGCGTGAATGGCTTTTGTTCGTTCCGCGCATGGGGCTGGCGCTGCTGCTCATTGTCGGTGTGCAACCGGCCATCGTCGAAGGGTTGCTGCTTTTTCTCGGTGTGGCGATTCTGCAGCGCTTTCACGGGCCTTATAACGGCGGCAGCGATCGCATGAGTTTGCTGTTACTGTGCGCTTTGTTCATGTCGCATCTGGCGCCGACGCGGTGGTGGCAAGAAATTGTCATCGGGTATCTGGCGGTGCAGCTGTTGTTGTCTTATACAATTTCGGGCTGGATCAAACTGGTCAACCCCGATTGGCGCAGCGGCCAAGCTTTGCAAGATATCTTCGAGTTCTCGGTTTATCCGGTCAGCGAGAGCATCCGCGCATTGGCTCGCGCACCGGTGCTTCTGCTTGGGCTTTCGTGGACTATAATGCTGTTCGAAATACTTTTTCCGCTCGCTTTGCTCGATGGGACTTACTTGAAAACGGCATTGGTTGTTGCCGGGTTATTCCACCTGGTCAACGGCTGCGTCTTCGGCCTCAATCGGTTTCTGTGGATCTGGATCGCGGCTTATCCTTGCCTGCTGTGGTTTCAGCAGCGGGTCGCTGTGTATTCATTTTAG
- a CDS encoding DUF808 domain-containing protein, whose product MAGSSLLALLDDIASILDDVAILSKVAAKKTAGVLGDDLALNAHQVSGVHTDRELPVVWAVAKGSLKNKAILVPAALAISGLMPWAIMPLLMLGGAYLCYEGFEKIAEKLLHAQSEDAHHAEHLKALANPNVDLLAVEKDKIRGAIRTDFILSAEIVVIALGTVAHAAFTKQVVVLCAIAILMTVGVYGFVACIVKLDDAGLHLSEKTGNNLWRKFQRSFGVMLLHLAPYLMKSLSIVGTIAMFMVGGGILTHGIPGAHEWIERLAHGTSSIVETVLPPLFDVLVGILTGALVLVLVTVAARIPRMIKGAG is encoded by the coding sequence TTGGCGGGAAGTAGTTTGTTAGCGCTGCTCGACGACATCGCGTCGATCCTCGACGACGTTGCTATCTTGAGCAAGGTCGCGGCGAAGAAGACCGCGGGTGTGCTCGGCGACGATCTGGCGCTCAATGCTCATCAGGTCTCGGGCGTGCATACCGATCGCGAATTGCCCGTGGTCTGGGCGGTGGCTAAAGGCTCGCTCAAGAACAAAGCGATTCTCGTGCCGGCGGCGCTGGCGATCAGCGGGTTGATGCCGTGGGCGATCATGCCGTTGTTAATGTTGGGCGGTGCTTATCTCTGTTACGAAGGTTTCGAGAAAATCGCTGAAAAGTTGCTACATGCACAGTCGGAGGATGCCCATCACGCCGAGCATCTAAAAGCGCTGGCGAACCCGAACGTTGATTTGCTCGCCGTCGAGAAGGATAAAATTCGCGGCGCCATCCGCACCGATTTCATTCTGTCCGCCGAGATCGTCGTGATCGCCTTGGGCACGGTGGCCCATGCCGCATTCACCAAGCAGGTCGTCGTGTTGTGCGCCATCGCGATCCTTATGACCGTCGGGGTTTACGGCTTCGTTGCCTGTATCGTCAAGCTCGACGACGCCGGACTGCACTTGAGCGAAAAAACCGGCAACAATCTCTGGCGCAAATTCCAACGTTCCTTCGGCGTCATGCTGTTGCATTTGGCGCCATACTTGATGAAAAGTTTATCGATCGTCGGCACCATCGCCATGTTCATGGTTGGCGGCGGCATTCTCACCCATGGAATTCCCGGCGCGCATGAGTGGATTGAGCGATTGGCGCACGGCACGAGTTCGATAGTAGAAACCGTTTTGCCGCCGCTGTTCGATGTGTTGGTCGGCATTCTCACTGGCGCGCTGGTCCTAGTGTTGGTGACGGTCGCGGCGAGAATTCCTCGCATGATTAAAGGTGCCGGCTAA